A window of the Sabethes cyaneus chromosome 1, idSabCyanKW18_F2, whole genome shotgun sequence genome harbors these coding sequences:
- the LOC128745809 gene encoding uncharacterized protein LOC128745809 — translation MERRFQNDENFMVRYTTFMQEYIRLGHMQLIPDSEIAVDQSRSCYLPHHGVIKEDSLTTKLRVVFDGSCVTSFGVSLNDLLLSAPNINADLFDALLRFRSYPIVFTADVEKMYRQVLVHPDDTNYQRIVWRDSPDMPIQHFRLLTVTYGLKNSGFLAMAALKKAAEVHEKQYPEAVERIKKHTYVDDLTSGADSAQEAMVIIKQINEILHNAGFILRKWSSNSATVLDSHSDVNVNAKPINLPDEQNSVKALGIHWLPEEDVFTFKVNFRVDGPNTKHQLLSDTARLFDPFGWFAPVIIRAKILYQHCWLYDLNWHDPLPPCIEDAWVEMKQNLWQLEQVKIPRWMANFHGRIELHGFSDASEEAYAAVVYMRSIDEDGRIHVSLIAAKTKVAPVKQVTIPRLELNAAELLAKLMKQVAEPLERFQVQQYAWTDSTIVLQWLSNHPRKWNTYVANRASTILDILPRRHWGHVSTHENPADCASRGINPSEFVDHPLWWSGPHWLAADSSSWKRNVPPEDFDDGTVEVRKRFQTLNTMIKLPGTSFEIERQILERKSTLHASCRQLAYVNRFITNMKAQRSKQSKLSGTITLTELHEARLQYARLAQHDVYAREMDSLKGGSEVFCKSKISDMYPFLDSDGTMRVGGRLQHSARPFRIMHPVILPKEHRVTRLLIEELHVQNCHAGPSLLTATINQYYYVKGCQDVVKQVIRNCVKCCRLKAKTAQQLMGSLPAARVTAYRPFAHVGVDYAGPILIRCSNTRGERSMKGYIVVFVCLSTKAVHLEAAGDLTTATFLGALKRMIARRGYCNEIWSDNGTNLVGADRQLRETYTALMSHGKDAERFLSSLGIQWRFISPSSPHQGGIWEAAVKSAKGLLRPIVGNEKLTFEELTTVLCQIEACLNSRPLCPMSSSPNNCEALTPGHFLVGQPLNLLPEPDVSRVQMNRLDHWEKVQRYTIEFWNKWRNEYLATLQSRGKWRTRQENIKPGQLVLVKSDNVPPSAWELARVSAVHPDQQGLVRIVTLRRGKTEYQRPVQKLCPLPD, via the coding sequence ATGGAGCGCAGGTTTCAGAACGATGAAAATTTCATGGTTAGGTACACAACGTTCATGCAAGAGTACATACGGCTGGGACATATGCAGTTAATCCCAGATTCGGAGATAGCAGTCGACCAGTCAAGGTCCTGTTATTTGCCTCACCACGGGGTCATAAAGGAAGACAGTCTTACGACCAAATTGCGAGTCGTATTCGACGGATCTTGTGTTACATCTTTCGGAGTATCACTCAACGATTTGCTGCTGAGTGCGCCCAATATCAATGCGGATTTGTTTGATGCTCTATTACGATTCAGATCGTACCCGATTGTATTTACGGCGGACGTCGAGAAGATGTACCGTCAGGTATTGGTGCATCCTGACGATACGAACTATCAACGCATTGTATGGCGTGATTCCCCGGACATGCCGATACAACATTTTCGTTTGCTGACTGTAACATACGGTCTGAAGAATTCCGGATTTTTGGCTATGGCAGCATTGAAAAAGGCAGCTGAAGTACACGAGAAGCAGTACCCAGAGGCAGTTGAGCGGATCAAAAAGCATACCTACGTTGATGATCTGACTTCTGGAGCTGACTCTGCGCAAGAGGCGATGGTGATAATCAAGCAGATTAACGAGATACTACATAATGCGGGCTTTATTCTACGCAAATGGAGCTCGAATTCAGCAACGGTTCTCGACTCACATAGTGACGTAAATGTTAACGCTAAACCGATCAATTTGCCAGACGAACAGAATTCGGTGAAAGCGCTTGGTATACATTGGTTGCCTGAGGAAGACGTTTTCACTTTCAAGGTGAACTTTCGAGTAGATGGTCCTAATACAAAGCATCAACTGCTGTCGGACACAGCGCGACTGTTCGACCCGTTCGGATGGTTCGCACCAGTCATCATTCGTGCAAAAATTCTTTATCAACATTGTTGGCTATACGATTTGAACTGGCACGATCCGTTACCCCCGTGTATCGAGGATGCGTGGGtagaaatgaaacaaaacttGTGGCAACTTGAACAGGTGAAAATTCCAAGATGGATGGCAAACTTTCACGGTCGTATTGAACTGCATGGCTTCTCTGACGCCTCTGAAGAAGCTTACGCCGCAGTTGTGTATATGCGATCAATCGACGAAGATGGTCGTATTCACGTCAGCTTAATTGCAGCTAAAACAAAGGTAGCGCCGGTGAAACAAGTAACTATACCTCGGCTTGAACTCAACGCAGCGGAACTTCTGGCGAAGCTGATGAAGCAGGTAGCAGAACCGCTCGAACGTTTCCAGGTTCAGCAGTATGCCTGGACAGATTCGACGATAGTCCTCCAATGGCTTAGCAACCATCCCCGTAAATGGAACACGTATGTAGCGAACAGAGCATCGACTATTCTGGATATTTTACCGCGACGACACTGGGGCCATGTTTCAACACACGAAAATCCTGCAGATTGTGCGTCGCGAGGAATAAACCCTTCGGAGTTCGTAGATCATCCGCTTTGGTGGTCTGGACCGCATTGGCTAGCAGCGGATTCTTCGTCGTGGAAGCGCAATGTTCCACCGGAAGATTTCGACGACGGCACAGTTGAGGTACGTAAACGGTTTCAAACACTCAATACGATGATTAAGCTTCCAGGCACCAGCTTCGAGATTGAAAGGCAGATTCTTGAACGCAAGTCTACTTTACATGCCTCGTGTCGGCAACTAGCATATGTTAATCGTTTCATAACCAATATGAAGGCACAGCGAAGTAAGCAATCCAAACTTTCCGGCACGATCACACTAACCGAACTACACGAAGCTAGACTACAATACGCAAGGCTAGCGCAACATGACGTTTACGCAAGAGAGATGGATAGTTTGAAGGGTGGTAGCGAGGTTTTTTGTAAATCGAAGATCAGCGACATGTATCCATTTCTGGACAGTGACGGAACCATGCGAGTTGGCGGTCGGTTGCAGCATTCGGCTCGTCCATTTCGCATTATGCATCCCGTAATTCTACCTAAAGAACATCGCGTCACACGACTGTTAATAGAGGAACTGCACGTTCAGAACTGTCATGCCGGCCCATCGCTATTGACTGCAACTATAAACCAATACTACTATGTAAAGGGTTGCCAAGACGTGGTTAAGCAAGTGATACGCAACTGTGTGAAATGTTGTCGCTTGAAAGCGAAGACTGCTCAGCAGTTAATGGGAAGTCTTCCAGCGGCACGTGTTACAGCATATCGTCCATTCGCACACGTCGGAGTGGACTATGCCGGTCCCATTCTGATACGCTGCAGTAACACTCGAGGAGAGCGATCGATGAAGGGTTATATCGTAGTCTTCGTCTGCTTATCGACTAAGGCGGTGCACTTAGAAGCGGCAGGGGACCTTACGACAGCTACGTTCTTGGGAGCGTTGAAACGGATGATTGCACGACGCGGATATTGCAACGAGATCTGGTCTGATAACGGTACCAACCTGGTTGGAGCTGATCGACAGCTCAGAGAAACTTACACAGCCTTGATGTCACACGGTAAGGATGCTGAGCGCTTTCTCAGTAGCCTCGGTATACAATGGAGATTCATTTCGCCGTCCAGTCCCCACCAGGGCGGTATTTGGGAAGCGGCGGTGAAAAGCGCCAAGGGTTTACTTCGACCAATCGTTGGAAATGAGAAGCTGACCTTCGAGGAGCTGACCACTGTGCTCTGTCAGATCGAGGCTTGCTTGAATTCCAGGCCTCTCTGTCCGATGTCATCATCACCCAATAACTGCGAAGCCCTCACTCCGGGGCACTTCCTCGTAGGACAACCGTTAAACCTGTTACCCGAACCAGACGTCTCGCGGGTGCAAATGAATCGACTCGATCATTGGGAGAAGGTCCAGCGATACACAATCGAGTTTTGGAACAAATGGCGGAACGAGTACCTGGCAACGCTGCAATCCAGGGGCAAATGGCGAACCAGACAGGAGAACATCAAACCGGGTCAGCTCGTCCTGGTGAAAAGCGACAACGTGCCGCCTTCGGCTTGGGAGTTGGCCAGGGTGTCAGCAGTGCATCCGGATCAACAGGGATTAGTCCGCATCGTTACGCTGCGTCGAGGCAAGACAGAGTACCAACGCCCGGTTCAGAAGTTGTGTCCACTTCCGGATTGA
- the LOC128745810 gene encoding uncharacterized protein LOC128745810 has translation MDTATTENLASKRKVIYAKVKWELSVAENIRCRKPSAAEVLERRSKLTELANHFDAIQTAIEEETAHLEDVASVFNHRLLFDEVYFQVKDIYTQYLEEKQENSSVRSSNSEGTSDLRDAIKALLETQQAVLARQPALEIQSVKHEPHINVKLPQLNIPVFNGKRKNWRSFKDLFEGTIHNRTDLKESVKMQYLFSYIDGEAKRMVNSFPISDANYHEAWETLIAHYDKNKYTVFALIREFLEQPSASNTNGLKKLVNVSDDVIRQLKALGNEYETRDPWLIHLLLDKVDKDTRSLWAQKIIDIDNPSFMDFLDFLQKRCDALETCSAFVKKRRLTS, from the coding sequence ATGGATACAGCAACTACGGAAAATCTCGCTTCGAAGCGAAAGGTTATTTATGCGAAAGTGAAATGGGAGTTATCTGTCGCAGAGAACATCCGCTGCCGGAAGCCGTCCGCTGCGGAAGTATTGGAAAGGCGAAGTAAACTCACGGAACTTGCTAATCATTTCGACGCTATTCAAACTGCGATTGAAGAGGAAACGGCCCACTTGGAGGATGTTGCATCAGTTTTCAATCATCGGCTCCTGTTCGATGAAGTGTACTTCCAGGTTAAGGATATTTACACCCAGTATCTGGAAGAGAAGCAGGAAAATTCCTCGGTTCGGAGTTCCAATTCAGAGGGAACAAGTGATTTACGTGACGCAATCAAAGCTCTATTGGAGACGCAGCAGGCAGTTCTCGCACGGCAACCAGCTTTGGAAATTCAATCGGTGAAACACGAGCCACATATCAATGTGAAGCTACCGCAGCTGAACATTCCGGTATTTAACGGCAAAAGGAAAAATTGGCGTTCATTCAAGGACTTGTTCGAAGGCACGATTCATAATCGCACTGATCTGAAAGAGTCAGTTAAAATGCAGTATCTTTTCTCATACATTGACGGAGAGGCTAAAAGGATGGTGAATTCATTTCCGATTAGTGATGCCAATTATCATGAAGCTTGGGAGACATTAATTGCGCATTACGACAAAAACAAATATACGGTGTTTGCACTCATACGGGAATTTCTGGAGCAACCTTCAGCAAGCAACACGAATGGATTGAAAAAACTAGTGAATGTTTCTGATGACGTCATTCGTCAGCTCAAGGCGTTGGGCAATGAATACGAAACGCGTGATCCGTGGCTCATTCACCTGCTGCTGGATAAGGTGGATAAAGACACACGTTCGCTTTGGGCACAgaaaataatcgacatcgacaaCCCTTCGTTTATGGATTTTTTGGACTTTCTGCAGAAGCGCTGTGATGCATTGGAAACCTGTTCGGCTTTTGTGAAAAAACGTCGTTTGACATCGTGA
- the LOC128738353 gene encoding uncharacterized protein LOC128738353 — translation MNDSEEVPKNVSPPPPPPPSQSSSDQNLKKMGIPDTQSDFNQWLHAMKMVARLPGGMPPDFRRKLWLALSDRYLQAKGIDWEEESKKYLSEQSCEDDEELGIQIVKDLHRTGSSLCTGPSGVLNQAKLKRVLLGYSRFNPEVGYCQGFNMLGALILQVMDRNEVDSMKVMIFLIEGLLPTGYFCGSLGGLQADMAVFRDLLGTKLPKLARHLQKLQGPECAFEPPLTNVFTMQWFLTLFCTCLPIPSVLRIWDLILIEGSDVLLRAALAIWGLLESRILQTKTADDFYCKMGALSSELVNGNLINCNGLIQRIVDIGPITDLEHLREKHLTCITQLNESSNLRIFYSDDECESDEESRLTVTATAWGLRSGRRASLGFTTNIRNSAEGKEKINLDISLLKKQYVKLRERQRQAHIILTAAVARQPTTSPQGSSSQQIQQLLLGKNAILSSKGKRLGPPQGAVPPARIPKTSKQPKLSTPKITETLHWKDMDERQRRGSINWKDMPKDNKKTAIKDDSDLAKQEPSRLIKSLSASSAISNLSETGVKRPSESSSYSEESDVDSSTSTSLCDDDNQLFSASSLEASPMKRRLTPDSIQEVPDEEQMVVVADDALIYDSSNLPNIPSAGLTLSDIAEESFSESQNNSDNVKHGPNNQRQEINGSNNIVKHRYPDLVLPSPSKDKSLSIAITSTSQLSPIPDICHYVSTSTISPLRTPSSIKEYSDYLNNIPLENNAANETSSDVLRSNMEFNVNEEGVTNQLFERINAAERPNKLDLNVIKERKVSESLTNTTESIMDHSDNTSKLDNYSFTNASNRSSISASFMLELPIGTALHSDAPLLPLNTDISTIPSKLSPVTHKGHRYQIVDATTPSPKTSPNDDNGFFTSRVKFLKEKSFSMDDPVKNDEILQEDIAKRSASEGLVAADLNSYKCSKMSEIIKENSLILDRIIRKPNRNDNSCLEEKTNCGDNQSVDVHERKYQDLSTTDVSSQSKIIDHTNKTLDSTNSRIINTTCAIVTNEQTRLPSNLVCPQLSDFQTINSGIENVAKVITNHKTIIGQASQENDEEAGTYNEGIDCYNMSNQTISKTDLLIKRTEEQLARFKAPEQNVYYVRKDNFREIVTPKGEKESPLTENEDNVAPLTVPSNNVSSETMMQGTTMESSVPKDTVSHKPDMDIQSKATSATADTNLYELPSSENFEVNMTFAAIDTRSSSASKTDELIKKGEEQLAKFKNHDKKVLERLEKRLSLIDFKPEDIISSGTEHAERKPCSKTEEVIKKSEEQISRIKIESPFITKIFPSRQFDDELAFIDVMSVSCSSKTEEIIKKTDEQLARFKAAAESNAEKRKSRHEINELLQLKVESPDSLSRSSDFSYRFENISTRDENEAIIIKNAQAELLKTIKMPDEVKSSKTDAIIKRIEDGKIKLGDDYITTIKTIDYLKQSNANLSATLSSIESSIKAIDGLCDHDSEVQSNRINDTIHNLEKSLRQFDSFHVETPLVLVHDCSNNNRCRPSSTNRPSRSRKRREYSPRRKKGKDRDEKGTLHNQIDNSTEYSSDNLSSDRESPKTYTFHSYYSTSPPITPRVVSPVANPDENDKFTRRPFCFKSTSHDRYLLQKNVQFLRFDKSPSSPIIPKSCLESLIPATPIASGRTTRSAENSPSFHTQNIGAHSATAHNTTSSVQGSSMRQQSRQCENDYSHLNKSCENILMRLDRKNISAIAGSYPVASTLSLSPTMSMNQDTTLH, via the exons CTTTGGCTGGCCCTCTCGGATCGTTATCTACAAGCGAAAGGAATTGACTGGGAAGAAGAGAGTAAAAAATATCTGAGTGAGCAGTCATGTGAAGATGATGAAGAACTAGGTATTCAAATAGTGAAG GATCTCCATCGAACAGGGTCTAGTTTATGTACCGGTCCATCCGGTGTGCTGAATCAGGCTAAACTAAAGCGAGTGTTACTAGGATACTCGAGATTTAATCCAGAAGTCGGTTATTGCCAAGGATTCAATATGCTTGGTGCATTGATTCTTCAGGTTATGGATAGAAACGAAGTGGATTCCatgaaagtaatgatttttctAATAGAAGGACTACTTCCGACTGGTTACTTTTGCGGTTCTCTCGGCGGGCTTCAAGCGGATATGGCAGTGTTTCGTGACCTATTAGGAACAAAGCTACCTAAATTGGCCCGTCATTTACAAAAGTTACAAGGACCTGAATGTGCTTTTGAACCACCTTTAACCAACGTATTTACGATGCAATGGTTCTTAACATTATTTTGTACCTGCTTACCCATTCCTTCAGTACTGCGCATATGGGATTTGATTTTAATCGAGGGTAGTGACGTTTTACTGCGAGCTGCTTTAGCAATTTGGGGCTTATTGGagag TCGCATTTTACAAACAAAAACTGCTGATGACTTCTATTGTAAAATGGGCGCACTTTCATCTGAACTTGTTAACGGAAATCTTATCAACTGTAATGGACTCATCCAAAGAATTGTTGATATCGGGCCAATAACGGATTTAGAGCATCTGCGTGAAAAACATTTGACTTGTATAACCCAATTGAATGAATCTTCTAATCTTAG GATATTTTACTCTGACGATGAATGTGAATCAGACGAAGAATCCCGTCTAACAGTGACTGCAACTGCATGGGGTCTTCGTTCCGGTAGAAGGGCTTCTTTGGGTTTCACAACCAATATACGCAACTCTGCTGaaggaaaagagaaaatcaATCTTGATATATCTCTATTAAAGAAACAGTATGTCAAATTGCGAGAGCGCCAAAGACAAGCTCATATTATCTTGACTGCTGCGGTAGCAAGACAACCTACTACCAGCCCTCAAGGTAGCAGCTCACAGCAGATACAACAGCTTTTGCTTGGTAAAAATGCTATACTAAGTAGTAAGGGGAAACGGTTGGGTCCACCTCAAGGTGCTGTACCTCCCGCACGTATTCCCAAAACAAGTAAGCAACCCAAATTGAGTACTCCTAAAATAACCGAAACTTTGCATTGGAAGGACATGGATGAGAGACAGCGACGCGGTAGCATTAATTGGAAAGATATGCCAAAGGATAATAAAAAAACAGCGATAAAAGATGATTCTGATTTGGCAAAACA GGAACCATCAAGGTTGATCAAATCATTAAGTGCGTCTTCAGCTATTAGTAACTTATCTGAAACTGGAGTCAAACGGCCTAGCGAATCCTCTTCCTACAGTGAAGAATCTGATGTTGATTCGAGTACCAGTACTTCACTGTGCGATGACGATAACCAATTATTCAGTGCTTCTTCTCTTGAAGCTTCTCCAATGAAACGACGTCTAACGCCAGATAGCATCCAAGAAGTGCCTGACGAAGAACAAATGGTTGTGGTCGCTGATGATGCGTTGATCTACGACAGCTCAAATCTTCCTAATATTCCAAGTGCTGGACTAACTCTATCGGATATTGCAGAAGAAAGTTTTTCCGAGTCACAAAATAATTCGGATAATGTCAAACACGGTCCAAACAATCAAAGACAAGAAATCAATGGTTCTAACAACATTGTGAAGCATAGATACCCCGATTTGGTATTACCTAGCCCTTCGAAAGACAAATCACTCTCAATTGCGATTACAAGTACGAGCCAATTGTCTCCAATACCTGACATATGTCATTATGTGAGTACGTCTACGATAAGTCCACTAAGGACCCCATCTTCAATTAAGGAATATTCTGACTATCTGAACAATATACCTTTGGAGAACAACGCAGCAAATGAAACTTCTAGCGATGTTCTTAGAAGCAACATGGAGTTCAACGTAAATGAGGAAGGAGTGACTAATCAGCTTTTTGAAAGAATCAATGCAGCTGAGCGTCCaaataaattagatttaaatgtGATTAAGGAAAGGAAAGTTAGTGAATCTTTAACTAACACGACTGAAAGCATAATGGATCACAGTGACAACACATCTAAACTAGATAATTATAGCTTTACAAACGCATCAAATAGGTCCTCAATATCCGCATCATTTATGTTAGAATTACCAATAGGAACTGCATTGCACAGCGATGCACCACTTCTGCCATTAAATACTGATATTTCAACTATTCCGTCTAAACTGTCTCCAGTTACTCATAAGGGTCATAGATATCAGATAGTAGATGCCACGACTCCGTCACCCAAAACTAGTCCAAACGATGACAATGGATTTTTTACCAGTAGAGTGAAATTCTTGAAAGAAAAGTCCTTTTCAATGGATGATCCAGTCAAAAACGATGAAATCCTCCAAGAAGACATCGCCAAAAGATCCGCTTCAGAAGGTTTGGTTGCAGCCGATTTGAACTCGTATAAATGCAGTAAAATGTCAGAAATCATAAAAGAAAACTCGCTAATTTTAGATCGCATTATAAGAAAACCTAACAGAAATGATAATAGCTGCCTGGAAGAAAAAACTAATTGTGGTGACAATCAGAGCGTGGACGTGCACGAGAGAAAATACCAAGATTTAAGCACAACCGATGTGTCATCACAATCTAAAATTATTGATCATACCAACAAGACTCTAGATAGTACTAATTCTAGAATAATAAATACTACTTGTGCAATAGTTACCAACGAACAGACACGGTTACCATCGAATTTAGTTTGTCCACAGTTATCtgattttcaaactatcaaTTCAGGAATTGAAAACGTTGCGAAGGTTATTACAAATCACAAGACAATAATCGGGCAGGCTTCACAAGAAAACGACGAAGAAGCAGGAACATACAACGAAGGTATTGATTGTTATAACATGTCCAACCAAACCATATCCAAAACGGATCTTTTGATTAAACGTACAGAAGAGCAACTTGCACGCTTTAAAGCCCCAGAACAAAATGTATATTATGTACGGAAAGACAATTTTCGAGAAATCGTTACGCCAAAAGGGGAAAAAGAATCTCCATTGACCGAAAATGAAGATAATGTTGCTCCATTAACTGTTCcttcaaacaatgtttcaagTGAGACAATGATGCAGGGCACAACGATGGAGTCATCAGTCCCAAAGGATACAGTTAGTCACAAACCAGATATGGATATACAGTCAAAGGCCACATCCGCGACAGCAGACACAAATCTGTATGAGCTTCCATcttctgaaaattttgaagttAATATGACCTTCGCTGCAATAGACACTAGGTCTTCTTCAGCATCTAAAACAGACGAATTAATAAAAAAAGGAGAAGAACAATTGGCCAAATTCAAAAATCATGACAAGAAAGTTTTAGAGCGGCTAGAGAAACGACTCTCTTTAATTGATTTTAAACCAGAAGATATAATTTCAAGTGGAACAGAGCATGCTGAAAGAAAACCGTGCAGTAAAACAGAGGAAGTTATTAAAAAATCCGAAGAGCAAATCTCACGCATTAAAATCGAAAGTCCGTTTATTACAAAAATATTTCCTAGTCGTCAATTTGACGATGAATTAGCATTTATCGACGTAATGTCGGTTTCCTGTTCATCTAAAACTGAGGAGATTATTAAAAAAACCGATGAGCAACTTGCTAGATTTAAAGCTGCTGCTGAAAGTAATGCTGAGAAAAGAAAAAGCCGCCACGAAATCAATGAGTTGCTGCAATTGAAAGTAGAATCGCCAGATTCATTGAGCAGGTCTTCTGATTTTTCATATCGTTTTGAAAATATATCAACACGAGATGAAAACGAAGCTATCATAATAAAAAACGCTCAAGCTGAGCTATTGAAAACGATAAAAATGCCTGATGAAGTCAAAAGTTCCAAGACTGACGCAATTATCAAAAGAATCGAAGACGGGAAAATCAAGTTAGGAGATGATTACATAACTACAATCAAAACGATAGATTATCTCAAGCAATCGAATGCTAATTTATCTGCTACTTTATCTTCGATTGAGAGCTCAATAAAAGCAATCGATGGACTGTGTGATCACGACTCGGAAGTTCAGTCTAATAGAATAAACGATACAATCCATAATTTGGAAAAATCTCTAAGACAGTTCGATAGTTTCCATGTCGAAACTCCTCTGGTATTGGTTCACGATTGCTCGAATAATAATCGTTGTAGACCATCATCAACCAACAGACCCAGTAGATCACGTAAACGAAGGGAATATTCACCACGgcgtaaaaaaggaaaagatcGTGACGAAAAGGGCACATTGCATAACCAAATAGATAACAGCACAGAGTACTCTTCTGATAATTTATCATCAGACAGAGAATCACCGAAGACTTATACTTTTCATTCGTATTACAGTACTTCACCTCCGATCACACCTAGAGTTGTTTCACCGGTTGCAAATCCCGATGAGAATGATAAGTTCACCAGGCGACCGTTCTGTTTCAAAAGTACGTCCCACGATCGATACCTCTTGCAAAAGAATGTGCAATTTCTTAGGTTTGATAAGTCACCATCATCTCCAATAATTCctaaatcttgtctcgaatcaCTTATTCCTGCCACTCCAATTGCATCAGGTCGTACTACACGGTCTGCCGAAAACTCTCCATCGTTTCACACTCAAAACATAGGTGCGCACTCAGCCACAGCACACAATACAACCAGTAGTGTTCAAGGCAGCTCAATGCGTCAACAATCCAGACAGTGCGAAAATGATTATTCACACCTTAATAAAAGCTGTGAAAATATCTTGATGCGACTTGACCGCAAAAATATATCGGCCATTGCTGGTAGTTACCCAGTTGCGAGTACTCTCTCTCTGTCACCCACAATGTCTATGAACCAAGACACGACGCTgcattaa